From one Streptococcus oralis genomic stretch:
- the lspA gene encoding signal peptidase II has product MKKRGIVAVIVLLLIGLDQLVKNYVVQQIPLGEVRSWIPNLVSLTYLQNRGAAFSMLQDQQWLFAVITLVVMVGAIWYLHKHMEDSLWLVFGLTLIIAGGLGNFIDRMSQGFVVDMFHLDFINFAIFNVADSYLTVGVIVLLIAMLKEEVNGNKN; this is encoded by the coding sequence ATGAAAAAAAGAGGAATAGTAGCAGTCATTGTACTGCTTTTGATTGGGCTGGATCAGTTGGTCAAAAATTATGTTGTCCAGCAGATTCCACTGGGTGAAGTGCGTTCGTGGATCCCCAATCTCGTCAGCTTGACCTATCTGCAAAATAGAGGGGCAGCCTTCTCCATGCTGCAAGATCAGCAGTGGTTATTTGCTGTTATTACACTGGTCGTCATGGTAGGTGCCATTTGGTATTTACATAAACACATGGAGGATTCTCTCTGGTTAGTTTTTGGACTGACTTTGATAATAGCGGGAGGTCTGGGCAACTTTATCGACAGAATGAGTCAAGGTTTTGTGGTGGATATGTTTCACCTAGACTTTATCAACTTTGCGATTTTCAATGTTGCTGATAGCTATTTGACAGTTGGTGTCATTGTTTTATTGATTGCAATGCTTAAAGAGGAAGTAAATGGAAATAAAAATTGA
- a CDS encoding RluA family pseudouridine synthase yields MEIKIETGGQRLDKALSDLTELSRSLANEQIKAGQVLVNGQAKKAKYTVQEGDIVTYHVPEPEILEYVAENLPLEIIYQDEDVAVVNKPQGMVVHPSAGHTSGTLVNAIMYHIKDLSGINGVLRPGIVHRIDKDTSGLLMIAKNDEAHLALAQELKDKKSLRKYWAIVHGNLPNDRGVIEAPIGRSEKDRKKQAVTAKGKPAVTRFQVLERFGDYSLLELQLETGRTHQIRVHMAYIGHPVAGDEVYGPRKTLKGHGQFLHAKTLGFTHPRTGETLEFTADIPEIFKETLERLRKAENR; encoded by the coding sequence ATGGAAATAAAAATTGAAACTGGTGGGCAACGTCTAGACAAGGCTCTGTCGGACCTGACAGAATTGTCACGCAGTCTCGCGAATGAACAAATCAAGGCTGGACAAGTTTTGGTGAATGGGCAAGCCAAGAAAGCAAAATACACTGTCCAAGAGGGGGATATCGTCACCTACCATGTGCCAGAACCAGAGATTTTAGAGTATGTGGCTGAGAATCTGCCACTCGAGATTATCTACCAAGATGAGGATGTAGCCGTTGTTAACAAACCTCAAGGCATGGTGGTCCATCCCAGCGCCGGTCATACAAGTGGAACCTTGGTCAATGCCATCATGTACCATATCAAGGACTTGTCAGGTATCAATGGTGTTCTACGACCGGGTATCGTTCACCGTATTGATAAGGACACATCTGGTCTCCTTATGATTGCTAAGAATGATGAGGCCCACTTAGCACTCGCGCAAGAACTCAAGGACAAGAAGTCTCTCCGTAAATACTGGGCGATTGTTCATGGCAATCTGCCCAATGATCGTGGTGTGATTGAAGCTCCGATTGGTCGTAGTGAAAAAGATCGTAAGAAACAGGCAGTGACTGCTAAAGGGAAGCCAGCAGTGACTCGTTTTCAAGTCTTGGAACGCTTTGGAGATTATAGTTTGCTAGAGTTGCAACTGGAAACAGGACGTACCCACCAAATCCGTGTTCATATGGCTTATATTGGCCATCCAGTCGCTGGTGATGAAGTCTATGGCCCTCGTAAAACCCTGAAAGGACATGGACAGTTTCTCCATGCCAAAACTCTAGGTTTTACTCATCCGAGAACAGGTGAAACCTTGGAGTTCACAGCAGATATTCCAGAGATTTTTAAAGAAACGCTGGAAAGATTGCGTAAAGCTGAGAATAGATAA
- a CDS encoding glutamate-5-semialdehyde dehydrogenase, whose translation MVSTQEQFEQVQAVKKSINTASEAVKNQALLAMADHLLAATEEILVANALDMAAAKGKISDVMLDRLYLDEGRIEAMARGIREVVALPDPIGEVLETSQLENGLVITKKRVAMGVIGIIYESRPNVTSDAAALALKSGNAVVLRSGKDAYRTAHAIVTALKKGLETTTIHPNVIQLVEDTSRESSYAMMKAKGYLDLLIPRGGAGLINAVVENAIVPVIETGTGIVHVYVDKDADEDKALAIINNAKTSRPSVCNAMEVLLVHEDKAASFLPLLEQVLVTSRKEAGLEPIQFRLDSQASQFVSGRAAEAQDFDTEFLDYILAIKVVSSLEEAVAHIEAHSTHHSDAIVTENAEAAAYFTNQVDSAAVYVNASTRFTDGGQFGLGCEMGISTQKLHARGPMGLKELTSYKYVVTGDGQIRE comes from the coding sequence ATGGTAAGTACACAAGAACAATTTGAACAGGTACAAGCTGTTAAGAAATCAATCAATACTGCCAGCGAAGCAGTGAAAAACCAAGCCTTGCTAGCTATGGCTGATCATTTATTGGCGGCTACTGAGGAGATTTTAGTGGCAAATGCCCTCGATATGGCAGCGGCCAAGGGGAAAATCTCAGATGTTATGCTAGATCGTCTTTATTTGGATGAGGGACGTATAGAAGCGATGGCAAGAGGGATTCGTGAAGTGGTTGCTTTACCAGATCCTATTGGTGAGGTCCTAGAAACAAGTCAGCTTGAAAATGGCTTGGTTATTACCAAGAAGCGTGTGGCCATGGGGGTTATTGGTATTATCTATGAAAGTCGTCCAAATGTGACGTCTGATGCGGCTGCTTTGGCTCTCAAAAGTGGCAATGCGGTCGTTCTTCGTAGTGGTAAGGATGCCTACCGAACTGCTCATGCTATTGTCACAGCTTTGAAGAAGGGCTTGGAGACAACGACCATTCATCCAAATGTGATTCAACTGGTGGAAGATACCAGCCGAGAAAGTAGCTATGCTATGATGAAGGCCAAGGGTTATCTAGACCTTCTCATACCTCGTGGAGGCGCTGGTTTGATCAATGCTGTGGTTGAAAATGCTATCGTGCCCGTTATCGAGACAGGAACTGGGATTGTCCATGTCTATGTGGATAAGGATGCCGATGAAGACAAGGCTCTAGCCATCATCAACAATGCTAAAACCAGTCGTCCTTCTGTCTGCAATGCCATGGAGGTCTTGCTAGTTCATGAAGACAAGGCAGCAAGCTTCCTTCCTCTCTTGGAACAAGTTCTGGTTACAAGTCGGAAAGAAGCTGGACTGGAACCAATTCAATTCCGCTTGGATAGCCAAGCAAGTCAGTTTGTTTCAGGTCGAGCAGCTGAGGCCCAAGACTTTGACACCGAGTTTTTAGACTATATCCTAGCGATTAAGGTTGTGAGCAGTTTAGAAGAAGCGGTTGCGCATATTGAAGCCCACAGTACCCATCATTCGGACGCCATTGTAACAGAGAATGCCGAAGCTGCGGCTTACTTTACAAATCAAGTTGACTCTGCAGCGGTTTATGTCAATGCTTCAACGCGTTTCACTGATGGAGGTCAATTTGGTCTTGGATGTGAAATGGGGATTTCGACTCAGAAACTGCACGCGCGTGGTCCAATGGGCTTGAAGGAATTAACTAGCTACAAGTATGTGGTTACTGGTGACGGACAGATAAGGGAGTAA
- the proB gene encoding glutamate 5-kinase: MKYKRIVFKVGTSSLTNEDGSLSRSKVKAITQQLAMLHEAGHELILVSSGAVAAGFGALGFKKRPTKIADKQASAAVGQGLLLEEYTTNLLMRQIVSAQILLTQDDFVDKRRYKNAHQALSVLLHRGAIPIINENDSVVIDELKVGDNDTLSAQVAAMVQADLLVLLTDVDGLYTGNPNSDSTAKRLKKIETINREIIDMAGGAGSSNGTGGMLTKIKAATIATESGVPVYICSSMKSDALIEAAEETRDGSFFVAQEKGLRTQKQWLAFYAQSQGTIWVDGGAAEALSKNGKSLLLSGVVEVEGNFSYHDIVTVADKETGQSLGKGRVQFGVSALEDMLRSQKAKGVLIHRDDWISITPEIQLLFTEF, translated from the coding sequence ATGAAGTACAAACGAATCGTCTTTAAGGTGGGGACCTCCTCCTTGACAAATGAAGACGGGAGTTTATCAAGAAGTAAAGTAAAGGCAATTACCCAGCAATTGGCTATGCTGCATGAGGCTGGACATGAGTTGATTTTGGTGTCATCTGGGGCAGTTGCCGCTGGATTTGGAGCTTTGGGTTTTAAAAAACGTCCGACCAAGATTGCAGATAAACAAGCTTCGGCTGCAGTTGGTCAGGGACTTTTGTTGGAGGAATACACAACCAACCTCCTCATGCGCCAGATCGTTTCTGCACAAATCTTGCTGACACAGGACGACTTTGTGGATAAGCGCCGTTATAAAAATGCCCATCAGGCCTTGTCTGTATTACTTCATCGTGGTGCAATTCCTATCATTAACGAGAATGATAGTGTCGTCATTGACGAACTAAAGGTGGGTGATAATGACACTCTGAGTGCCCAGGTAGCAGCTATGGTTCAAGCGGATCTTTTGGTTCTCTTGACGGATGTGGACGGCCTCTATACTGGCAATCCCAACTCGGATTCAACAGCCAAACGTTTGAAGAAAATCGAGACTATCAATCGTGAGATTATTGATATGGCTGGTGGAGCAGGTTCATCAAACGGTACTGGGGGCATGCTGACCAAAATCAAGGCTGCAACTATTGCGACGGAGTCAGGTGTGCCAGTCTATATCTGCTCTTCTATGAAATCTGATGCCTTGATTGAGGCAGCTGAAGAAACTAGGGATGGTTCCTTCTTTGTTGCGCAAGAGAAGGGACTTCGTACCCAGAAACAATGGCTGGCCTTCTATGCTCAAAGTCAGGGAACGATTTGGGTAGATGGTGGAGCTGCAGAGGCACTTTCAAAAAACGGGAAAAGTCTCCTTTTATCGGGTGTGGTAGAAGTGGAAGGAAACTTCTCTTACCACGATATTGTCACAGTGGCTGATAAAGAAACAGGTCAATCTCTTGGAAAGGGACGTGTCCAATTTGGTGTCTCAGCCCTAGAAGATATGCTCCGTTCTCAAAAAGCTAAGGGAGTCTTGATTCACCGTGATGACTGGATTTCCATCACTCCTGAAATCCAGCTGCTCTTTACAGAATTTTAG